From Streptomyces chrestomyceticus JCM 4735, one genomic window encodes:
- a CDS encoding SulP family inorganic anion transporter, with the protein MSQLQKPPGPPGPTGAPSTPRTQPPPPADRAAARRGDLSASVVVFLIAVPLSLGLALATGAPLQAGLVAAAVGGIVAGLLGGAPLQVSGAATSLLVVTAELVQRYGWRATCAITVLAGLAQLALGAVRVARGALAISPAIVHAMLAGIGVTIAVGQLHVVLGGSPDSSAVDNVAALPGQLAHPHTAALLIGAVTVAVLAGWPRLPGRAGRALRTVPAPLAAVAAATTVSAAVPVPVPRVALPEWSLQALPALPDGPVPGIVAAVLTVTLVASMESLLSAVAVDRLAADRGVTTSGTNLNRELTGQGVANVVSGLLGGLPVAGGAMRGSASVRAGAVSRRATVLHGAWVVLCAGLLATALELIPLAALAALVMVMGVRMVSFAHIKHVQRHREFPVYAVTLGGVVLFGVLQGVALGVGIAVFLSLRRLTHTRVTVGAEDGRHRVRVNGQLTFLAVPRLTRALAQVPAGADTVVELGGSFMDHAAYEALRAWSDGHRAGGGWVTLGGRAGSPIAEPASAHHCRPWTPWRNHHCTRPPEETAAVPRTSGDQLLVGVSAFQRHTAPLVRDELARLAHEGQRPTQLFLTCADSRLVTSMITASGPGDLFTVRNVGNLMPPPGTDAACDSVGAAIEYAVEVLKVGSLTVCGHSGCGAMQALLGADHEPGAQTPLARWLRHGRPSLARMQRIGRLGRGEVALAERPVADDVERLALVNVVQQLDHLMSYPCVAHRVAEGALTLHGMYFHVAEAQAYVLDRGTGRFRAVRPEAAAGGRSVRVAGA; encoded by the coding sequence ATGTCGCAGCTACAGAAGCCGCCAGGGCCGCCGGGACCGACCGGTGCTCCGAGCACGCCCCGCACCCAGCCCCCGCCGCCCGCAGACCGGGCCGCGGCCCGGCGCGGCGACCTGTCCGCCTCGGTCGTCGTCTTCCTGATCGCCGTCCCGCTCTCGCTGGGCCTCGCCCTGGCCACCGGGGCGCCCCTCCAGGCGGGCCTGGTCGCCGCGGCCGTCGGCGGCATCGTCGCCGGGCTGCTCGGCGGCGCACCCCTCCAGGTCAGCGGCGCGGCGACGAGCCTCCTCGTGGTCACGGCCGAGCTGGTGCAGCGGTACGGCTGGCGGGCCACCTGTGCCATCACGGTCCTCGCCGGGCTGGCCCAACTCGCGCTCGGCGCCGTACGGGTGGCCCGGGGCGCGCTCGCGATCAGCCCCGCGATCGTGCACGCCATGCTCGCGGGCATCGGCGTCACGATCGCCGTCGGACAACTGCACGTGGTGCTCGGCGGCAGCCCCGACAGCTCGGCCGTCGACAACGTCGCCGCGCTGCCCGGCCAGTTGGCGCACCCGCACACCGCCGCCCTGCTCATCGGTGCCGTCACGGTCGCGGTGCTCGCCGGCTGGCCGCGGCTGCCCGGGCGGGCCGGCCGGGCGCTGCGGACGGTCCCGGCCCCACTGGCGGCCGTGGCCGCCGCGACGACCGTGAGCGCGGCCGTGCCGGTGCCGGTGCCGCGCGTCGCCCTGCCCGAGTGGTCGCTCCAGGCCCTGCCCGCCCTCCCGGACGGGCCGGTGCCGGGGATCGTCGCCGCCGTCCTGACCGTCACCCTCGTCGCCAGCATGGAGTCCCTGCTGTCGGCGGTCGCGGTGGACCGCCTCGCCGCCGACCGCGGCGTCACCACGTCCGGTACGAACCTGAACCGCGAACTGACGGGCCAGGGCGTCGCCAACGTGGTGTCCGGGCTGCTGGGCGGGCTCCCGGTGGCGGGCGGCGCGATGCGCGGCTCGGCGAGTGTGCGGGCGGGCGCCGTCAGCCGGCGTGCCACCGTGCTGCACGGCGCCTGGGTGGTGCTCTGCGCCGGTCTGCTCGCCACGGCGCTGGAGCTGATCCCGCTGGCCGCCCTCGCCGCACTGGTGATGGTCATGGGCGTACGGATGGTGAGCTTTGCGCACATCAAACATGTGCAGCGGCACCGGGAGTTCCCGGTCTACGCGGTCACCCTGGGCGGTGTGGTGCTGTTCGGCGTCCTCCAGGGAGTGGCCCTGGGCGTCGGGATCGCGGTCTTCCTGTCGCTGCGGCGGCTGACCCACACCCGGGTCACGGTCGGCGCCGAGGACGGCCGCCACCGGGTGCGGGTCAACGGGCAGTTGACCTTCCTCGCGGTACCGAGGCTGACCCGGGCGCTCGCCCAGGTGCCCGCCGGCGCGGACACCGTCGTCGAGCTGGGAGGCTCGTTCATGGACCACGCCGCGTACGAGGCCCTGCGCGCCTGGTCCGACGGGCATCGCGCGGGCGGCGGCTGGGTGACCCTCGGGGGCCGCGCCGGGAGCCCGATCGCTGAGCCCGCGAGCGCCCACCACTGCCGCCCGTGGACGCCGTGGCGCAACCACCACTGCACCCGCCCGCCCGAGGAGACCGCGGCCGTCCCGCGGACCAGCGGCGATCAACTGCTCGTCGGCGTGAGCGCGTTCCAGCGCCACACGGCGCCACTGGTACGGGACGAACTGGCCCGGCTGGCGCACGAGGGGCAGCGGCCCACCCAGCTCTTCCTGACCTGCGCCGACTCCCGGCTGGTCACCAGCATGATCACCGCCAGCGGCCCGGGTGACCTGTTCACCGTCCGCAATGTCGGCAATCTGATGCCGCCGCCCGGCACGGACGCCGCGTGCGACTCGGTGGGCGCGGCCATCGAGTACGCGGTCGAGGTGCTGAAGGTCGGTTCGCTGACCGTCTGCGGGCATTCGGGGTGCGGCGCGATGCAGGCGCTGCTCGGCGCGGACCACGAGCCGGGCGCGCAGACCCCGCTCGCGCGCTGGCTGCGGCACGGCCGCCCGAGCCTGGCGCGGATGCAGCGGATCGGCCGGCTGGGCCGCGGTGAAGTCGCGCTCGCCGAACGCCCGGTCGCCGACGACGTGGAGCGGCTCGCGCTGGTCAACGTCGTCCAGCAGCTCGACCACCTGATGTCGTACCCGTGCGTCGCCCACCGCGTCGCCGAGGGCGCCCTCACCCTGCACGGCATGTACTTCCACGTGGCCGAGGCCCAGGCGTACGTCCTCGACCGCGGCACGGGCCGGTTCCGCGCGGTACGGCCGGAGGCGGCGGCGGGCGGGCGGAGCGTGCGGGTGGCCGGGGCCTAG
- the acs gene encoding acetate--CoA ligase: MSNESLANLLKEERRFAPPAELAANANVTAEAYERAAADRLGFWATQAKRLTWATEPTETLDWSNPPFAKWFADGKLNVAYNCVDRHVENGLGDRVAIHFEGEPGDTRSITYAQLQREVSQAANALTELGVTAGDRVAIYLPMIPEAVISMLACARLGAPHSVVFGGFSADALATRINDADARVVITADGGYRRGKPSALKPAVDEALTRPGTENVRSVLVVRRTGQEDVAWTEGRDVWWHDIVGRQSETHTPEAFDAEHPLFILYTSGTTGKPKGILHTTGGYLTQVAYTHHAVFDLKPETDVYWCTADVGWVTGHSYITYGPLANGATEVLYEGTPDTPHQGRWWEIVQKYGVTILYTAPTAIRACMKWGDDIPAKYDLSSLRVLGSVGEPINPEAWMWYRKHIGADQAPIVDTWWQTETGGMMLSPLPGVTETKPGSAQRPLPGIAATVVDDEAREVPDGGGGYLVLTEPWPSMLRTIWGDDQRYLDTYWSRFEGKYFAGDGAKKDEDGDIWLLGRVDDVMLVSGHNISTTEVESALVSHPKVAEAAVVGATDPQTTQSICAFVILRGTAAEDEGLVEELRAHVGKQLGPIAKPKRVLPVAELPKTRSGKIMRRLLRDVAENRDLGDVSTLTDFGVMDLIQAKLPAAASED, encoded by the coding sequence GTGAGCAACGAAAGCCTGGCCAATCTTCTCAAGGAGGAGCGGCGGTTCGCGCCGCCCGCCGAACTGGCCGCGAACGCCAACGTCACCGCCGAGGCGTACGAACGGGCCGCGGCGGACCGGCTGGGCTTCTGGGCCACCCAGGCCAAGCGCCTGACCTGGGCGACCGAGCCGACCGAGACGCTCGACTGGTCCAACCCGCCGTTCGCCAAGTGGTTCGCCGACGGCAAGCTCAACGTCGCGTACAACTGCGTGGACCGGCATGTGGAGAACGGGCTCGGCGACCGGGTCGCCATCCACTTCGAGGGCGAGCCCGGCGACACCCGCTCGATCACCTACGCGCAGTTGCAGCGCGAGGTCTCCCAGGCCGCCAACGCGCTGACCGAGCTGGGCGTCACGGCCGGCGACCGGGTCGCGATCTACCTGCCGATGATCCCCGAGGCCGTCATCTCCATGCTGGCCTGCGCCCGCCTGGGCGCGCCGCACTCGGTCGTCTTCGGCGGCTTCTCCGCGGACGCGCTGGCGACCCGTATCAACGACGCCGACGCCCGCGTGGTGATCACCGCGGACGGCGGCTACCGCCGCGGCAAGCCGTCCGCCCTCAAGCCCGCCGTCGACGAGGCGCTGACCAGGCCCGGCACGGAGAACGTGCGCAGCGTGCTGGTGGTCCGCCGTACCGGCCAGGAGGACGTGGCCTGGACCGAGGGCCGCGACGTGTGGTGGCACGACATCGTCGGGCGGCAGAGCGAGACCCACACCCCGGAGGCGTTCGACGCCGAGCACCCCCTGTTCATCCTCTACACCTCCGGCACCACCGGTAAGCCCAAGGGCATCCTGCACACCACCGGCGGCTACCTCACCCAGGTGGCCTACACCCACCACGCCGTCTTCGACCTCAAGCCGGAGACCGACGTCTACTGGTGCACCGCCGACGTCGGCTGGGTCACCGGCCACTCGTACATCACCTACGGGCCGCTGGCCAACGGCGCGACCGAGGTGCTCTACGAGGGCACGCCCGACACCCCGCACCAGGGCCGCTGGTGGGAGATCGTGCAGAAGTACGGGGTCACGATCCTCTACACCGCGCCGACCGCGATCCGCGCCTGCATGAAGTGGGGCGACGACATCCCCGCGAAGTACGACCTGTCCTCGCTGCGGGTCCTCGGTTCGGTGGGCGAGCCCATCAACCCGGAGGCGTGGATGTGGTACCGCAAGCACATCGGCGCCGACCAGGCCCCGATCGTGGACACCTGGTGGCAGACGGAGACCGGCGGCATGATGCTCAGCCCGCTGCCGGGCGTCACGGAGACCAAGCCCGGCTCCGCGCAGCGCCCGCTGCCCGGCATCGCGGCGACGGTCGTGGACGACGAGGCCCGCGAGGTGCCGGACGGGGGCGGCGGCTACCTGGTCCTGACCGAGCCGTGGCCGTCCATGCTCCGCACGATCTGGGGCGACGACCAGCGCTACCTGGACACCTACTGGTCGCGCTTCGAGGGCAAGTACTTCGCCGGTGACGGCGCGAAGAAGGACGAGGACGGCGACATCTGGCTGCTGGGCCGGGTGGACGACGTGATGCTGGTGTCCGGCCACAACATCTCCACCACCGAGGTCGAGTCGGCGCTGGTCTCGCACCCGAAGGTCGCCGAGGCCGCCGTGGTCGGCGCGACCGACCCGCAGACGACCCAGTCGATCTGCGCCTTCGTGATCCTGCGCGGCACCGCGGCGGAGGACGAGGGGCTGGTGGAGGAGCTGCGGGCGCACGTCGGCAAGCAGCTCGGCCCGATCGCCAAGCCCAAGCGTGTCCTGCCGGTGGCCGAGCTGCCGAAGACCCGCTCCGGCAAGATCATGCGCCGGCTGCTGCGCGATGTCGCCGAGAACCGCGACCTGGGCGACGTCTCGACGCTCACCGACTTCGGCGTGATGGACCTGATCCAGGCGAAGCTGCCCGCCGCGGCCAGCGAGGACTGA
- the nhaA gene encoding Na+/H+ antiporter NhaA, with protein MSLPERNFIAEALRAETVGGVLLLVAAVVALLWANVLGDSYESVRGFHLGIGSIGLDLSLQHWAADGLLAVFFFVAGIELKRELVAGDLREPKKAALPVVAALCGMAMPALVYFVVNTVGGGSMDGWAVPTATDIAFALAVLAVIGTSLPSALRAFLLTLAVVDDLFAILIIAVFFTSQLNFLALGFAVAGLAVFYLLLRKGVRGWYIYVPLALVIWGLMYNSGVHATIAGVAMGLMLRCHRRDGEEQSPGEHIEHLVRPVSAGLAVPLFALFSAGVSISGSALHDVFTKPETLGVVLGLVVGKALGIFGGTWCAARFTRAELNPDLKWPDLFAVASLAGIGFTVSLLIGELAFTDDPLLTDEIKAAVLTGSLIAAVLSGILLKIRNAKYKKLCEDEDRDEDQDGIPDVYELGNPEYHLRMAKLLEAKAAEHRRLAEVASGANAGDDGPA; from the coding sequence ATGTCCCTGCCCGAGCGGAACTTCATCGCGGAAGCCCTGCGCGCCGAGACCGTGGGCGGCGTCCTGCTGCTCGTCGCCGCCGTCGTGGCCCTCCTCTGGGCCAACGTCCTCGGGGACAGCTACGAGTCGGTACGGGGTTTCCACCTCGGCATCGGCTCCATCGGACTGGACCTCTCCCTCCAGCACTGGGCCGCCGACGGCCTGCTCGCCGTCTTCTTCTTCGTCGCCGGTATCGAGCTCAAGCGCGAGCTGGTCGCGGGTGACCTGCGCGAACCCAAGAAGGCCGCGCTCCCGGTGGTCGCCGCGCTGTGCGGCATGGCGATGCCCGCCCTCGTCTACTTCGTGGTCAACACCGTCGGCGGCGGCTCGATGGACGGCTGGGCGGTGCCGACCGCCACCGACATCGCCTTCGCGCTGGCCGTGCTCGCCGTCATCGGCACGTCCCTGCCGTCCGCGCTGCGCGCCTTCCTGCTCACCCTCGCCGTCGTCGACGACCTCTTCGCGATCCTGATCATCGCGGTCTTCTTCACCTCGCAGCTCAACTTCCTGGCGCTCGGCTTCGCCGTCGCCGGCCTCGCCGTCTTCTACCTGCTGCTGCGCAAGGGCGTCCGCGGCTGGTACATCTACGTACCGCTCGCCCTGGTCATCTGGGGCCTGATGTACAACAGCGGCGTGCACGCCACCATCGCGGGCGTCGCCATGGGCCTGATGCTGCGCTGCCACCGCCGCGACGGCGAGGAGCAGTCTCCCGGCGAGCACATCGAGCACCTGGTGCGGCCCGTCTCGGCCGGTCTCGCGGTGCCGCTGTTCGCCCTCTTCTCGGCGGGCGTGTCGATCTCCGGCAGCGCGCTGCACGACGTGTTCACCAAGCCGGAAACGCTCGGCGTCGTGCTCGGTCTGGTCGTCGGCAAGGCCCTCGGCATCTTCGGCGGTACCTGGTGCGCGGCCCGCTTCACCAGAGCGGAGCTGAACCCCGACCTCAAATGGCCGGACCTCTTCGCCGTCGCCTCACTCGCCGGCATCGGCTTCACGGTCTCGCTGCTCATCGGCGAGCTGGCCTTCACCGACGACCCGCTGCTGACCGACGAGATCAAGGCCGCCGTGCTGACGGGCTCGCTGATCGCCGCCGTGCTGTCCGGAATCCTGCTGAAGATACGTAACGCCAAGTACAAGAAGCTGTGCGAGGACGAGGACCGCGACGAGGACCAGGACGGCATCCCGGACGTGTACGAGCTGGGCAACCCGGAGTACCACCTGCGGATGGCGAAACTTCTCGAAGCGAAGGCCGCGGAACACCGCCGCCTTGCCGAAGTGGCCTCCGGCGCGAACGCCGGGGACGATGGTCCGGCATGA
- a CDS encoding phage holin family protein, which produces MSTADDGADRSLGQLVATATAEMSALVHDEIALAKAELRQDAKRAGIGSAAFLVAGALALFALPVLSFAAAYGIHNLGLGLAWSFLIVGGAFLVVALLLVLIAVSKLKKIKKPEKTISSAKETAAVLGNVKPHPRAVPEDHPVLESVTRSSV; this is translated from the coding sequence ATGAGCACAGCCGACGACGGCGCGGACCGCAGCCTCGGGCAACTGGTGGCCACGGCCACCGCCGAGATGTCCGCACTGGTGCACGACGAAATCGCACTGGCCAAGGCCGAGCTGCGGCAGGACGCCAAGCGGGCCGGCATCGGCAGCGCCGCGTTCCTGGTGGCCGGCGCGCTGGCGCTGTTCGCGCTGCCGGTCCTGAGCTTCGCCGCCGCCTACGGCATCCACAACCTCGGCCTCGGCCTCGCCTGGTCCTTCCTGATCGTGGGCGGTGCCTTCCTGGTCGTCGCCCTGCTGCTGGTCCTGATCGCGGTCAGCAAGCTCAAGAAGATCAAGAAGCCCGAGAAGACCATCAGTTCGGCCAAGGAGACGGCGGCCGTACTGGGGAACGTCAAGCCGCATCCGCGGGCGGTCCCCGAGGACCACCCGGTCCTGGAGTCTGTGACACGCTCCTCCGTATGA
- a CDS encoding alpha/beta fold hydrolase: MTATDSSDSVVRPEGPWTHRDVAANGARFHITEMGDGPLVLLLHGFPQFWWTWRHQLPALAGAGFRAVAMDLRGVGGSDRTPRGYDPANLALDITGVVRSLGEPDAAIVGHDLGGYLAWTAAVMRPKLVRRLAVSSMPHPRRWRAAMLADFKQSRQSSYVWNFQRPWLPERRLVADDAALVGRLIRDWSGPRLPEDEDVEVYRRAMSIPSTAHCAIEPYRWMVRSMARPDGIQFNRRMKWPVRVPTLHLHGSLDPVMRARSAAGSGEYVEAPYRWRLFDGLGHFPHEEDPVAFSTELINWLKDPEPDR, translated from the coding sequence ATGACGGCTACCGACAGTTCCGACTCGGTCGTACGTCCCGAAGGTCCCTGGACCCACCGGGACGTGGCGGCCAACGGTGCGCGTTTCCACATCACCGAGATGGGTGACGGCCCGCTGGTGCTGTTGCTGCACGGCTTCCCGCAGTTCTGGTGGACCTGGCGCCACCAGCTCCCGGCGCTCGCCGGAGCGGGTTTCCGTGCGGTGGCGATGGACCTGCGGGGCGTGGGCGGCAGCGACCGCACGCCCCGCGGCTACGATCCGGCCAACCTGGCCCTGGACATCACCGGGGTCGTACGGTCCCTGGGCGAGCCGGACGCCGCGATCGTCGGGCACGACCTCGGCGGCTACCTGGCGTGGACCGCGGCCGTGATGCGGCCGAAGCTGGTCCGGCGGCTGGCGGTGTCCTCGATGCCGCACCCCCGCCGCTGGCGCGCGGCCATGCTGGCCGACTTCAAGCAGAGCCGGCAGAGCTCCTACGTATGGAACTTCCAGCGGCCCTGGCTGCCCGAGCGCCGGCTGGTGGCGGACGACGCCGCCCTGGTGGGCCGCCTGATCCGGGACTGGTCCGGGCCGCGGCTGCCCGAGGACGAGGACGTCGAGGTCTACCGGCGGGCGATGAGCATCCCCTCGACGGCGCACTGCGCGATCGAGCCGTACCGCTGGATGGTCCGGTCGATGGCCCGGCCGGACGGCATCCAGTTCAACCGGCGCATGAAGTGGCCCGTACGGGTGCCGACGCTGCATCTGCACGGCTCGCTCGACCCCGTGATGCGCGCCCGCAGCGCGGCCGGTTCCGGCGAGTACGTGGAGGCCCCGTACCGCTGGCGGCTCTTCGACGGGCTCGGGCACTTCCCGCACGAGGAGGACCCGGTGGCGTTCTCCACCGAACTGATCAACTGGCTGAAGGACCCGGAACCGGACCGGTAG
- a CDS encoding MarP family serine protease, with protein sequence MNVLDIVLLLAAVWFAVVGYRQGFVVGILSVIGFLGGGLVAVYVLPVIWNQVTDDATPGTFAVIAAVAVVVVCASVGQALTTHLGNKLRRYITWSPARALDATGGALVNVLAMLLVAWLIGSALARTSLPTLGKEVRNSKVLLGVSQVMPEQANTWFQDFSSVLAQNGFPQVFTPFSNEPIHSVPAPDPKLAGSPVAAQARKSIVKVVGTAPSCGKVLEGSGFVFARHRVMTNAHVVGGVKEPTVQIGGEGRTYDAKVVLYDWERDIAVLDVPSLPAPALRFAADDASTGKGAIVAGFPENGGYDVRAARIRSRIQANGPDIYHRGTVGRDVYSLYATVRQGNSGGPLLTPGGEVYGVVFAKSLDDAHTGYALTADEIREDITKGRTAERAVDSQGCAM encoded by the coding sequence GTGAACGTGCTGGACATCGTGTTGCTGCTCGCGGCGGTGTGGTTCGCCGTCGTCGGCTACCGCCAAGGCTTCGTCGTCGGCATCCTGTCCGTGATCGGCTTCCTCGGCGGCGGCCTGGTCGCGGTCTATGTGCTGCCCGTGATCTGGAACCAGGTCACCGACGACGCCACACCGGGCACCTTCGCGGTGATCGCGGCGGTCGCCGTCGTGGTGGTGTGCGCGTCCGTGGGGCAGGCGCTGACCACCCATCTGGGCAACAAGCTGCGGCGCTACATCACCTGGTCACCGGCGCGCGCCCTGGACGCCACCGGCGGCGCGCTGGTCAACGTCCTGGCGATGCTGCTGGTCGCCTGGCTGATCGGCTCCGCGCTGGCGCGCACCTCCCTGCCGACGCTGGGCAAGGAGGTCCGCAACTCCAAGGTGCTGCTCGGTGTCTCCCAGGTGATGCCGGAACAGGCGAACACCTGGTTCCAGGACTTCTCCTCGGTGCTTGCGCAGAACGGCTTCCCGCAGGTCTTCACGCCGTTCTCGAACGAGCCGATCCACTCGGTGCCCGCGCCCGACCCGAAGCTGGCCGGCAGCCCGGTCGCGGCCCAGGCCCGCAAGAGCATCGTCAAGGTCGTCGGTACGGCCCCGAGCTGCGGCAAGGTCCTCGAAGGCAGCGGCTTCGTCTTCGCGCGGCACCGGGTCATGACCAACGCCCACGTGGTGGGCGGCGTCAAGGAGCCGACCGTCCAGATAGGCGGCGAGGGCCGGACGTACGACGCGAAGGTCGTCCTGTACGACTGGGAGCGCGACATCGCGGTGCTCGACGTGCCGTCGCTGCCCGCGCCCGCGCTGCGCTTCGCGGCGGACGACGCGAGCACCGGCAAGGGCGCCATCGTCGCCGGCTTCCCGGAGAACGGCGGCTACGACGTCCGCGCGGCCCGTATCCGCAGCCGCATCCAGGCCAACGGCCCGGACATCTACCACCGCGGCACGGTCGGCCGTGATGTGTACTCCCTGTACGCCACGGTCCGGCAGGGCAACTCCGGCGGACCGCTGCTCACGCCGGGCGGCGAGGTGTACGGAGTGGTCTTCGCCAAGTCCCTGGACGACGCCCACACCGGCTACGCGCTGACCGCCGACGAGATCCGCGAGGACATCACCAAGGGGCGTACCGCCGAGCGGGCGGTCGACAGTCAGGGGTGCGCGATGTGA
- a CDS encoding NUDIX hydrolase → MTSAREQYGKTAAYGTDVSSDGLPDWLAPVARAAATIEPHQLSRFLPPESGGRQSAVLVLFGHGDRGPELLLMERAGTLRSHAGQPSFPGGALDPEDGDPEREGPVRAALREAWEETGLDPSGVQVFGVLPRLYIPVSGFVVTPVLGWWREPSPVGPVDAAETARVFTVPVADLTDPAHRVTARHPSGHVGPAFLVEDALVWGFTAGVIDRILHYAGWERPWDRTEQVPLDRRA, encoded by the coding sequence ATGACGAGCGCACGGGAGCAGTACGGCAAGACCGCGGCGTACGGGACGGACGTCAGCTCCGACGGCCTGCCGGACTGGCTGGCGCCGGTCGCGCGCGCCGCCGCCACGATCGAGCCCCATCAGCTCAGCAGATTCCTGCCGCCCGAGAGCGGCGGCCGGCAGTCCGCCGTCCTGGTCCTCTTCGGGCACGGCGACCGCGGCCCGGAGCTGCTGCTCATGGAGCGCGCGGGCACCCTGCGCTCGCACGCCGGCCAGCCCTCGTTCCCCGGCGGCGCCCTCGACCCGGAGGACGGCGATCCGGAGAGGGAGGGTCCGGTGCGTGCCGCGCTGCGCGAGGCGTGGGAGGAGACCGGTCTGGACCCGTCGGGTGTGCAGGTCTTCGGTGTGCTGCCGCGGCTGTACATCCCCGTGAGCGGCTTCGTCGTCACGCCCGTCCTGGGCTGGTGGCGGGAGCCGAGCCCGGTGGGGCCGGTGGACGCGGCGGAGACCGCCCGGGTCTTCACGGTTCCCGTGGCGGACCTCACGGACCCCGCGCACCGGGTGACGGCCCGCCACCCCAGCGGTCACGTGGGCCCCGCCTTCCTCGTCGAGGATGCCCTGGTCTGGGGTTTCACGGCCGGGGTGATTGACCGGATCCTGCACTACGCGGGGTGGGAACGGCCGTGGGACCGCACCGAGCAGGTCCCGCTCGACCGGCGTGCGTGA